Proteins co-encoded in one Yamadazyma tenuis chromosome 1, complete sequence genomic window:
- a CDS encoding uncharacterized protein (COG:S; EggNog:ENOG503PVZT) produces the protein MNFTRLVLLLFSLFTTIAALADQGDGQATTNKKTTTSVWTTITTKGKTTAFQTAYFQSFMSTYSEANTDDVKSGNIGLASSADTSLGGIRTYDQTTITSPNDGHSMEAGLFSGIVGLSVIILGLL, from the coding sequence ATGAACTTTACGAGACTCGTGTTACTCCTTTTCTCATTGTTCACCACTATAGCCGCTTTGGCAGACCAAGGCGATGGTCAGGcaaccaccaacaaaaaaaCCACAACGAGTGTCTGGACCACCATAACCACAAAGGGAAAGACCACTGCCTTCCAAACTGCTTACTTCCAAAGTTTCATGTCCACCTACTCAGAAGCTAATACTGATGATGTCAAATCAGGAAATATTGGCTTAGCAAGCTCCGCAGACACTTCTCTTGGGGGAATCAGAACCTACGACCAAACTACCATCACGCTGCCTAATGATGGACACTCGATGGAAGCTGGCCTTTTCTCAGGAATCGTGGGATTATCTGTGATTATTCTCGGGTTGTTGTAG
- the BFR2 gene encoding rRNA-processing protein bfr2 (EggNog:ENOG503NVS0; BUSCO:EOG09262WSH; COG:K,U): MDEKYNTLKKNIMGKKTLADELLELHKPQTDFDIENDEFANVSSSNEAEESSEDELKTDHYVKVSKSKLRKHEPKNIYGGQVSSRKDIFEGDDDNEMITSEEDEDISESEEGGDEEEDLQQSEELSDSGVSLDNYQSDSESEDQEDKEEPEEPEEHLEDEHKRDALKLLISKERQTIGKRVAQSSINDSLKGFSIINQNSLFDKLIESRIKLQKAVSKSNILPKDSEAAKPFTTSRTKTAVKSAQEKCYDLLDNIMQLRNTLYKKDSIETVTFPKKRKLNNYAQAAGEFDSKLNNFRSITLTKWSNKVMSSSGSNALNAGKFKVVNQSAEQQVVNNLNDVERLKKRTYLNRSGVIPLGYKEPSEEGNDEEEEANPDIPKEVVTKGKNEMPQIFDDEDFYRVLLNDLVEKKISSSNPVNGVTMTLRQTQKAQKSNKNVDTKASKGRKLKFNIQDPIAHFETPLNLKWEDFQIDELFASLLGQKVNMDEADEVALEDAEIINDDSIKLFS; the protein is encoded by the exons ATGGATGAAAAGTACAACACGCTAAAGAAAAACA TAATGGGGAAGAAAACTTTAGCTGATGAGCTATTAGAGCTCCACAAACCACAAACGGACTTTGACATAGAAAATGATGAATTTGCAAACGTATCATCAAGTAATGAAGCCGAAGAGTCTTCGgaagatgagttgaagacGGACCATTACGTTAAAGTGTCTAAATCGAAGCTAAGAAAGCATGAACCAAAGAACATCTACGGTGGGCAGGTGAGCAGTAGAAAGGACATatttgaaggtgatgatgataatgagATGATCACTAGTGAAGAGGACGAAGATATAAgtgaaagtgaagaaggtggtgatgaagaggaagactTGCAACAGAGTGAAGAACTCTCTGATTCTGGTGTTTCTCTTGACAACTACCAGTCCGATTCTGAATcagaagatcaagaagacaaagaagaacccGAAGAACCCGAAGAACAccttgaagatgaacacAAAAGAGATGcattgaaattgttgatttccaaagaaCGTCAAACCATTGGTAAAAGAGTGGCTCAATCCAGCATCAACGACTCCTTGAAAGGGTTTTCTATCATAAACCAAAATCTGCTTTTTGACAAGCTCATTGAATCCCGTATTAAACTACAAAAAGCTGTTAGCAAATCCAACATTTTGCCCAAAGACTCAGAAGCAGCTAAACCATTCACCACTTCCAGAACCAAAACCGCTGTTAAATCTGCTCAAGAAAAGTGTTACGACTTGTTGGACAATATCATGCAACTCAGAAACACATTGTACAAAAAGGATTCCATTGAGACTGTAACCTTtcccaagaagagaaaacTCAATAACTACGCCCAGGCTGCTGGTGAGTTCGACTCCAAGTTAAACAACTTCAGGTCAATAACGTTGACTAAATGGTCTAATAAAGTGATGAGCTCTTCAGGCTCAAATGCATTGAATGCCGGTAAGTTTAAAGTGGTCAATCAATCGGCTGAACAGCAGGTTGTGAATAACTTGAACGATGTGGAGCggttgaaaaagagaacGTATTTGAACAGGAGTGGAGTGATTCCTTTGGGATACAAGGAACCTTCAGAAGAAGGaaacgatgaagaagaggaagcAAACCCGGATATCCCCAAAGAAGTCGTCACCAAGGGAAAAAACGAAATGCCCCAAATAttcgatgatgaagactttTACAGAGTCTTGTTAAACGATTTGGTAGAGAAGAAAATATCTTCCAGTAATCCCGTAAATGGAGTTACTATGACCCTAAGACAAACCCAAAAGGCTCAAAAGTCCAATAAGAACGTCGATACAAAAGCATCCAAGGGAAGAAAGTTAAAGTTCAATATCCAAGACCCTATAGCCCATTTCGAAACTcctttgaacttgaagtgGGAAGACTTCCAGATTGATGAACTCTTTGCTTCTTTGTTAGGACAAAAAGTGAATATGGACGAAGCTGATGAAGTTGCCCTTGAAGATGCCGAAATCATTAATGACGACTCTATCAAATTGTTCAGTTAA
- a CDS encoding uncharacterized protein (EggNog:ENOG502SQPX) gives MKIDFKLPSLVVVLLFCTAAAADSIGGCSPSQVARGLTAQYIETTYDQYGSATHAQVRNALVAIDQTVARSTWGGVTAQNFYTNTQGTTAVDRNLYGHTVNVNYFGMRLSGYFLAPTTGNYTFGITYIDNGISLTLGAGVAMDCCGSAPRTGNLNLYSDGAAISTTVSLTGGVYYPIKIVYYNGYGPAGITMHATYPDGTSHTNDINWYSSTDNTTICPYSRTTTIIWTGTDTETVTGTGSDGDVTVTVEVPQNTKTTAEVWTGSGTTTTTIYPSNPSDPVTVDIKTPESTTTTTELWTGSGTTTTTIYPSNPSDPVTVDIKTPPSTTTTTTPGSVDTTFTLTPSNPTHPESIFTTTTYWTGTFTSTYTTTGPDGEPTVVVETPEGHTTIPWTGSFTSTYTTTGSDGKPTVMVETPEPHTTIPWTGTFTSTYTTTGPDGEPTVVVETPEGHTTIPWTGSFTSTYTTTGTDGKPTVVVETPEPVAPETDVTTIILPCTCKEPSTTTTTGDDGKKTVVCNIPHSLVSTVVVTEPCTNAAGDVTVTTYTTFTAAAAAVTASPTETVSPTGAKGSGSEAASAGNGSGTAPKEISTYEAMGSKNTYTFLAVLSTLLWISF, from the exons ATGAAAATCGACTTCAAATTACCCTCTCTTGTGGTTGTTCTCCTTTTCTGTACAGCAGCCGCTGCTGATAGCATTGGGGGATGTAGTCCCTCACAAGTGGCTAGAGGTTTGACTGCTCAATATATCGAAACAACTTACGATCAGTATGGCTCCGCCACACATGCCCAAGTCCGAAATGCACTTGTAGCAATTGATCAAACCGTGGCAAGGTCTACTTGGGGAGGAGTGACGGCACAAAATTTCTATACCAACACACAAGGAACCACCGCCGTGGATAGAAACCTATATGGGCATACTGTCAACGTTAACTACTTCGGTATGAGACTTTCTGGATATTTCTTAGCCCCCACAACCGGAAATTACACTTTCGGTATAACCTATATTGATAATGGAATTTCCTTAACACTTGGAGCAGGGGTTGCTATGGACTGTTGTGGACTGGCTCCTCGCACAGGAAATTTGAATCTCTATTCTGATGGGGCTGCCATTTCTACGACGGTTTCCCTTACAGGAGGAGTGTACTATCCTATTAAGATTGTTTACTATAATGGATACGGACCTGCCGGTATCACGATGCATGCAACTTATCCCGATGGCACGAGTCACACAAACGACATTAACTGGTATTCTTCAACGGATAACACCACTATTTGTCCTTATTCcagaaccaccaccatcataTGGACTGGAACTGATACTGAGACTGTTACAGGCACAGGCTCGGATGGTGATGTGACTGTGACTGTTGAAGTACCACAAAACACCAAAACTACTGCTGAGGTATGGACAGGTTCAGGAactaccactactaccatctacccatccaacccaagtgatcctgtaactgttgatatcaagactccagaatctaCCACGACCACCACTGAGTTATGGACAGGTTCAGGAactaccactactaccatctacccatccaacccaagtgatcctgtaactgttgatatcaagacTCCACCATCTACCACGACAACAACTACTCCAGGATCGGTAGACACGACCTTTACTTTGACTCCTTCtaacccaa CACATCCTGAAAGTATTTTCACTACCACCACTTATTGGACCGGAACCTTCACATCGACCtacactaccacaggaCCTGATGGTGAACCAACTGTAGTCGTTGAAACCCCAGAAGGTCACACCACTattccatggactggttcattcacATCGACatacactaccacaggtTCagatggtaaaccaacaGTTAtggttgaaactccagaacctCACACCACTATTCCGTGGACTGGAACCTTCACATCAACatacactaccacaggaCCTGATGGTGAACCAACTGTAGTCGTTGAAACCCCAGAAGGTCATACCACTattccatggactggttcattcacATCGACatacactaccacaggtacagatggtaaaccaaccgttgtggttgaaactccagaacctGTGGCCCCCGAGACAGAcgtcaccaccatcatcttgcCATGCACCTGTAAGGAACCTTCCACTaccacaacaactggtgatgatgggaaGAAGACCGTTGTCTGTAACATCCCACACTCATTAGTGTCCACTGTGGTGGTCACCGAGCCTTGCACCAATGCTGCTGGAGATGTTACCGTCACAACATATACAACTTTCACTGCTGCTGCCGCTGCAGTGACTGCTAGCCCTACTGAAACCgtttctccaactggtgCTAAAGGTAGTGGTTCTGAAGCTGCTTCAGCAGGCAATGGCTCTGGTACTGCACCAAAAGAAATCTCCACTTACGAGGCTATGGGTTCAAAGAACACATATACATTCTTGGCTGTGTTATCCACccttttgtggatttcattttga
- the MNN13_3 gene encoding mannosyltransferase (EggNog:ENOG503NZ5A; COG:S) has protein sequence MGKLFNISHNRRFFFYGFIVFWIVSAGIWIYDYTLNDSSESGTSIYHSESTPNAGLSSPSRVNKIDVFEDCAIKKLVQTLGIEDTRSIDSHSSVYDQMLEKHALSDILTNLDFTERCNLYFKNLFVRDHNWFVDPNEDFPLEHRDTFDLQSFEKENSKKIRYKYAQMSNLEYDKINFDDEKVRKDVKRLAEEEFNEFWERTMKTEQKIVDYLSHLRIFNKCYVTSDNRYIMNKANELIEKVADNIDHTEFKANDDESLINDSGFKSCSELESRIYKWVSHSYPIYERWTGEIFLSPPDLGEFVHYPEVFKATNSKFKGSTKDFSKSTFAENGPCFFNKFKNSLNGKGIVLSIGDKHVDDTVRFIHLLRALSNHYPIQIVYYDSLSDETKARIVAAARDKMIDLPESFHKVSKHFPSDYFHIKDGGMPKQEVWFVKMYNTIHDNFKEKFKMFANKFLATLFNSFEEFMLVDADTVLLQNPSEFFDLKDYKTTGAYFFKDRTARAFRPPGDTKFFQKITPSILDNLMFDIPIITQKTLGLEFFDGMSHFMESGVVLINRHLHFNSILTMLQLNFFKPVTSRVHGDKEIFWLGFAASGDEDYHFNKNFAASIGTLTSPEERLTSEGNLKISQELCSPHAGHLDENGKLLWFNSGFKFCGKSELVNFETEVKKHDHFKFLKDAESMREYYESSLILRNAVIPPFNIKSEIRAGNSVEEPVEGWHMERGYCHSYLWCAYSSIGGLTSDGQDNTQVGQVFEFDQESIDLYSYLGDIWVGNE, from the coding sequence ATGGGGAAACTATTCAACATTAGTCACAATCGAAGGTTTTTTTTCTACGGATTCATCGTCTTTTGGATAGTTTCAGCTGGTATCTGGATCTATGACTACACTTTGAATGATTCTAGTGAGTCGGGCACGTCCATTTACCACCTGGAACTGACTCCAAATGCAGGGTTGTCTAGTCCTCTGAGGGtcaacaaaatcgatgtgtttgaagattgtgccatcaagaagttagTGCAAACGTTGGGAATCGAGGATACTAGAAGTATTGATAGCCATTCGAGTGTGTATGACCAAATGTTGGAGAAGCATGCATTATCAGACATTCTAACAAACCTCGATTTCACTGAGAGATGCAACTTGTACTTTAAGAACCTATTTGTGCGAGACCACAActggtttgtggatcccAATGAAGACTTCCCTCTTGAACATCGTGATACATTTGACTTACAGCTGTTCGAAAAAgagaattccaaaaaaatAAGGTACAAATATGCCCAAATGTCAAACTTAGAATAcgacaagatcaatttcGACGACGAGAAAGTCCGCAAAGACGTGAAACGacttgctgaagaagagttcaatgagttctggGAACGAACCATGAAGACAGAACAGAAGATTGTAGACTACTTGTCCCATTTAcggattttcaacaagtgctATGTCACCAGTGATAATAGGTACATCATGAACAaagccaatgaattgatagAAAAAGTGGCTGACAACATAGATCACACTGAGTTCAAGGCCAACGATGATGAACTGTTAATCAACGATCTGGGTTTCAAATCCTGTAGTGAGTTGGAAAGCAGAATCTATAAATGGGTGTCTCATTCTTATCCTATTTATGAACGGTGGACTGGTGAAATATTTCTATCTCCTCCAGATCTAGGTGAATTTGTTCATTATCCTGAGGTGTTCAAggccacaaactccaagttcaaggggtccaccaaggacttctccaaatccaccttCGCTGAGAATGGGccatgcttcttcaacaaattcaaaaatctGTTGAATGGAAAGGGTATTGTACTATCGATCGGAGACAAAcatgttgatgatactgTGAGATTCATTCACCTATTAAGAGCGTTGAGTAACCACTATCCAATCCAAATCGTCTACTATGACTCGCTCAGTGATGAGACCAAAGCAAGAATAGTCGCCGCTGCTAGAGACAAAATGATAGATTTACCAGAAAGCTTCCACAAAGTTTCCAAGCATTTCCCTTCCGACTACTTCCACATCAAAGATGGTGGAATGCCAAAACAAGAAGTGTGGTTTGTAAAGATGTACAACACCATTCAcgacaacttcaaagaaaagttcaagatgtttGCCAATAAGTTTCTAGCAAcgttgttcaattcatttgAGGAATTCATGTTAGTTGATGCTGATACAGTGTTGTTGCAGAATCCATCCGAGTTTTTCGACTTGAAGGATTACAAAACCACCGGGgcctacttcttcaaggataGAACTGCTCGTGCATTCAGGCCACCAGGTGATACTAAATTCTTTCAGAAGATAACCCCTTCGATTttagacaacttgatgtttgatattcccatcatcacccaGAAGACTCTTGGATTagagttctttgatggaatGAGCCATTTTATGGAAAGCggagtggtgttgatcaatagACACTTacacttcaactccatcttaACAATGCtccaattgaacttcttcaaacctGTTACCTCTAGGGTCCATGGagacaaagagatattCTGGTTGGGATTTGCCgccagtggtgatgaagactatcacttcaacaagaattttgCTGCATCAATCGGGACTCTTACTTCCCCGGAGGAAAGATTGACCAGCGAAGGAAACCTCAAGATATCTCAGGAACTCTGTTCGCCACATGCAGGACaccttgatgaaaatggaaaGTTATTGTGGTTTAACTCgggtttcaagttctgtgGGAAAAGCGAACTTGTTAATTTTGAAACCGAAGTCAAGAAACACGACCATTTTAAATTCTTAAAGGATGCTGAGTCCATGCGAGAGTATTATGAAAGCTCTCTAATACTTAGAAACGCAGTTATTCCTCCCTTCAATATAAAATCGGAAATAAGGGCAGGGAACAGTGTTGAAGAGCCAGTAGAAGGCTGGCACATGGAACGTGGATATTGTCACAGTTATTTATGGTGTGCATACTCTTCGATAGGTGGACTCACCTCTGACGGACAGGATAACACTCAAGTGGGACAAGTGTTTGAGTTCGATCAGGAGTCAATAGATTTGTATTCTTACTTGGGTGATATTTGGGTTGGGAATGAGTGA